In Vanessa cardui chromosome 6, ilVanCard2.1, whole genome shotgun sequence, the following proteins share a genomic window:
- the LOC124530332 gene encoding midnolin homolog translates to MERATGTEVYGCGSPHSTDITLNIQTTTGGSFSISLNGKNTVEHLKKVVSKKLKVSKDRICLLHRERQLRDGTLQENGVLDGSRIILLPSVETGLLSQRPENSVMQALESLNDAQVNDFLSGKSPLNLTMRLGDHMMLIQLQLSTLNSSSSGGSRTLRTSTPTKSSTIRTKCDSRDTPSSHITHHKSSHCEETVLHSDKTKQENQMTILQKQDLDMLQNAFDLYRTMAEEKYAEKSALSKDKEDQMDTSNCTLSDLSDTSLENEQSPIKSLSNLVSSPIDATTSENKDMTVANAVKSSLIDLLSSNKLPTDSIPSTSAMNDKVCPTTSHTSDSSISDDSDNFTDQSSFLAESTIDEYPMENLFNSAVDKGLFDEQDESMMDREISNLATTSHGSQETSGSLPSFQSLNEPLKNKRFQYLLHKTSKFKHPIGHNKQKAFMQSVVNKHKKKITPIGSQSDASFPQPSTSRNESYVTNTKKPLQSVGQIEEVTPSTSKQISFRAPDAPRKPQRASPTPPVDTKALIEASKNLTQKLKKLSKEVLTNKVDLRTAEESVRSKIGPGAVIESMKHHGKGIYSGTFSGTLNPALQDRYGRPKRDISTIIHILNDLLCAAPPIALSQKESKHSCSTKNLDEARKCLGCSQPSCSYGQCDGHLPSTSSKGCICDHKTCQCNRLDPNVCISCEGKSIPGETCKKCDMAKTLAMENSKTKCKLEQLRLVMQQKKQRREARKLKTLPYTTPSKAIAAAEKQAVMQEEIETVA, encoded by the exons ATGGAACGTGCAACAGGAACAGAAGTTTACGGGTGTGGCTCGCCCCATTCTACGGACATAACGCTAAATATACAAACGACAACGGGTGGTAGTTTCTCTATCAGCCTGAACGGTAAAAACACAGTGGAGCATCTGAAAAAGGTCGTTTCAAAGAAACTTAAAGTGTCAAAGGATAGAATATGTCTTCTGCATCGCGAAAG ACAACTAAGAGATGGTACTCTACAAGAAAATGGTGTGCTTGATGGATCGCGAATAATTTTACTACCGAGTGTTGAGACGGGCCTTCTG AGTCAAAGACCTGAAAACTCGGTAATGCAAGCTTTGGAGTCCCTTAATGACGCACAAGTCAACGATTTTCTCAGTGGTAAATCTCCTCTTAATTTGACAATGAGATTGGGTGATCATATGATGTTAATCCAGTTACAGTTATCAACTTTGAACTCGAGTTCATCAGGTGGCTCTCGGACTTTAAGGACATCCACTCCAACAAAAAGTTCAACTATACGAACAAAGTGTGACTCTAGGGATACACCAAGCTCACATATTACACATCATAAATCCTCACATTGTGAAGAAACGGTACTTCACAGTGATAAGACTAAGCAAGAAAATCAAATGACTATTTTACAAAAGCAAGATCTAGATATGTTACAAAATGCTTTTGATTTATATCGCACAATGGCTGAAGAAAAATATGCAGAGAAATCTGCATTAAGTAAAGATAAAGAGGATCAGATGGATACTTCAAATTGTACCCTTTCAGATTTATCAGACACATCGTTGGAAAATGAACAGTCTCCCATAAAATCTCTATCTAATTTGGTGTCTAGTCCAATTGATGCAACTACCTCTGAAAACAAGGATATGACTGTAGCAAATGCTGTAAAGAGTAGTTTAATAGACTTGTTATCAAGTAATAAACTACCTACAGATTCTATTCCTTCTACGAGTGCCATGAATGATAAAGTCTGTCCCACAACTTCTCATACGTCAGATAGTTCCATCAGTGATGATAGTGACAACTTTACTGACCAAAGCTCATTCCTTGCTGAGAGCACAATCGATGAGTATCCAATggaaaatttgtttaatagtGCTGTAGACAAAGGATTATTTGATGAGCAGGATGAATCTATGATGGACAGAGAAATCTCTAATTTGGCAACCACAAGTCATGGATCACAGGAAACTTCAGGAAGTTTGCCTTCATTTCAGAGTCTGAATGAACCATTAAAAAACAAGCGCTTCCAATATTTACTTCATAAAACTTCAAAATTCAAACATCCCATTGGTCATAATAAACAGAAAGCTTTCATGCAGTCTGTTGTTAATAAACACAAGAAAAAGATTACACCTATAGGTAGTCAGTCAGATGCAAGTTTTCCTCAGCCTTCAACTTCTAGAAATGAATCATAtgtaacaaatacaaaaaaaccaCTTCAATCTGTTGGTCAGATTGAGGAGGTAACACCATCAACTTCTAAGCAAATATCCTTTAGGGCTCCAGATGCACCTAGAAAACCTCAAAGGGCATCTCCTACCCCTCCTGTAGATACTAAAGCTCTTATAGAAGCATCAAAAAATTTGACACAGAAATTGAAGAAGTTATCAAAGGAGGTATTGACCAACAAGGTTGATCTTAGAACCGCAGAAGAGTCAGTACGCTCAAAGATAGGCCCCGGGGCTGTAATAGAATCCATGAAGCACCATGGGAAAGGAATATATTCAGGAACATTTTCGGGCACACTGAATCCTGCTCTTCAAGACAg ATATGGACGACCAAAGAGGGATATCTCAACGATTATTCACATATTAAATGACTTACTATGTGCTGCACCACCCATTGCTTTATCACAG AAAGAATCTAAACACTCCTGCTCAACTAAAAATCTTGATGAAGCTAGGAAATGTCTTGGTTGCAGTCAACCTTCATGTTCTTACGGTCAGTGCGACGGTCACCTCCCTTCTACTTCGAGCAAAGGCTGTATATGTGACCACAAAACCTGTCAGTGCAATCGATTGGATCCTAATGTGTGTATCTCTTGTGAAGGAAAATCGATACCAGGGGAAACATGCAAGAAATGCGACATGGCGAAAACATTAGCAATGGAAAATTCAAAAACGAAATGCAAGCTCGAACAACTTAGGCTGGTCATGCAACAAAAGAAGCAAAGACGCGAAGCGCGCAAGTTAAAAACCCTCCCTTACACCACTCCGTCTAAAGCTATAGCAGCGGCCGAGAAGCAGGCTGTAATGCAGGAAGAAATAGAGACTGTTGCTTAA